GTTTGTAGTGGTGATATGAATCAAATCCACGAACTTAAGATTCACCCAGAATATTTTGGGCCTGTCTCTGAAGGCAAGAAGACGTTTGAAATACGCAAAAACGACAGGGATTATAGGATAGGTGATACTGTTATTTTGCGAGAGTTTGACCCACGCACTGGAGAATATACTGGAAGGCTGATACAAAAAGAAGTTGGGTATGTAAGTGTCTTTTCGCAAATGTCGGGTTGGTGTGTTTTTTCCTTGCTATGAAATAAAATGATCGTTTTTGTTGGGGTGGCAAGTGACAGTTTTATACATTGATGATCTGGGCAGGCGTCTGACGAGGAGGGAGGTCCAGGACCTTCTTGGCATTTCGGAAGATGTTCTGTTATCCGATCCGCTCCGGTTTGGTGGTGTTTGGTTTGGTCCCCGTAAACTGGTGTTCTTTGAAAAACTCATATCCGAAGCGATAAGGGAAATGTATGCCAGTCAAAAAGAGCAGAAAGAGCGGCTTTGTTTGGATAGGCCGCGTCAAGCTCCCGAACGGGAAACGAATAGAGAAGGCATTTCCGACAAAGACGGAGGCTCAAAAATGGGAATCCATCCAGCGGTCCGCGCTTTTGCACATGAAAACGGGCCTGACTTGTGGCCAGTGGTTGAAAAGGAGAATTGAGGATTACGAGTCTAGGGGCCTTGTTTCTATTGATGAAAAACGGAGATGCTTTTCCCGTTTTTTCTCCGATGTTGATCAGTTCATGCCTGTGGCGATGCTCACTTCTGGGCATGCCCTTCGTCATCTTTCCCGGCTTGCCCAAGCCATCTCCGGTGATCGTGCGAATCGTTCAAAACAACATCTTGCCGAAGCTTGGGCTTGGGGTGTTCGTTTTATTGGGCTTCCATTGTTCAATCCGTTTGCCCAAGTGCCCGATTATCCCACGCAGACAAAAGAGTTGATAGTTCCCAAAGAGGAGCATTTCTGGGCAATGGTTGATGCGGCCAAGGACCAGCAGGAAAAAACAGCCGTTCTTTTCCTTTACTTCACAGCTTGCCGCCGTGGTGAATTGCTCCGTCTTCAGTGGTCGGATATCGATTTTGAAAGGGAAGTTGTCCGGCTTTCCTGTCGTAAGGGCCGCAATGCTTCTTGGTTTTCCGCCTGGGTTCGTATCCCCGGAGAACTGCTTTTTGAGCTCAAGCGGTGGAAACTGCAATCCTGTCCGGGCACACAGGTTTTCCGCCTGCCAAGCTCCTTTCGTTTTATCCAGCTTCTTTGCCGACGTGCGGGCGTCCCGCCGTTTGGCTTTCATTCCATCCGGCATATGGTGGCCGTGCAATTGTACCGCGCTGGCCATACTGTTGCCGAGATTCAGACATTGCTTCGCCATCGATCCCCGCAGACCACGGAAATTTATTTGCGATCTTTGGGAGTCTTTCAGACATCCGAGGCGGCCGTTGGGTGGCTTGAGGTGGCGTGTAGGGTGGCGCGGGAAAAAAGAAAGGTTCCTGTCGGCATTTAACCATCTGGAACCTTTGTAATATTTGGTGCCCCCACCATGACTCGAACATGGGCTAACCGGGATTAGGAATCCCGTGCTCTATCCACCTGAGCTATGGGGGCCAGTAGAGACGTTCTCGCTAGATGAGTCCTGTAAAGAAGGCAAGGAAAATTAGGATATATCTCGGGTAAGCCTTTTCGCTGCCCCTGACTGGTGTCCTTACTTTTCAGAAACTGGCCGTCAGAGTGAGCCCTACGGTGCGCGGCGGAGCGGCCTCGCCAATGGGTTCCGAACCCGGAAAAGCGAAGGCCACGGAAGCGTACCGGCGGTCGAAGAGATTGGCGGCCCAGGCCGTCAGGGTCAGATGCTCCGTTTCCAACCCCAAGCGAAGGTCAACGGTTTCGTAGGCGCTTTCCCGGAGTTCGTTGGCCGTGTCCCAGTAAAACGGCCCTACACCCTGAATCTCGGCACGGGAGAAGAAGGTAAGCGGCGTTTCCCGGCCGAAGAGGTGCATGTTTTCCGCGAGAGTCCTGCGGTACTGCACGGCTGCGTGATAGGAATAATCCGGAGCCAGAGGCGCACTGTTCCCCGAGTAGTCCAGCCCGGCCACATCGTCCGCGTAGCGGGTAAATTCCGCGCGGATGCAGCCCAGTCCACCCTCGATGGTCAGGCCGGGAGCGAGGAGAAGTTCCGATTCCACCTCGAAACCCACGCTGCGGGACCGGCCCGCGTTACGGATGATCGTGTCGGCCGTGGGCAGAAGCTGTACCACCTGCTGGTCGCGCAGGTCGATGACGAATGTGGCGGCGTTCAGGATCAGGCGGTCGTTCCACCACGAAGTCTTGGCTCCCAGTTCGTAGGTCCAGCTGTATTCCGCCTCGAAACCCAGATCGGACCGATCCAGCGCACCGGGATTGAAGCCCGCGCCGCGGTAGCCGCGGGCCGCACTGACATAGGTCATCATATCGGGACTCCAGTGCACGATGAACTGCGCCTTGGGCAGCCAGGCTCCGCCGGACGCGCTGCGCTCCAGGCCGCTTTCCTCCAGCGGCATTCCGCCGGAAGACAGGCGCATGCGGTGATCGATGGAGCGCCGTTCCCGCTCATGGCGCAGACCACCTGTCACCTCGAACATGTCCAGAAACTTCCATCCGGCCTGACCGAAAACGGCCCAGCCGCGCGTACGCAGATCAGAATCCGTGTCCCGATCCAGAGGCACCGGAGCCATGACGCCCGGAGCAAGGGACAGGGTCAGGGAATGATCCTTGACGGACCGGAACGCGTACAGTCCGGCCAGCCAGCTCAGCGCCTCCTCGCCGGACGACCCCAGACGCAGTTCCTGACTGTACTGCCGATCGCTTATATCCTCGTGAGCCGTGAACAGTGCGGCGGGCGTGAAATCCTGATCGTTTTCGGCCATGTCTTCATAGCCGCGTACGGCCGAAATGGAGGTCAGTCTGAACCAGGGCGCGTCCCAGACCGCGCGCAGGGATGTCCCCGCTGTGTCCCGATGGTGCGCGCCCTCGAAATCATAGGCCACATGGTACGGGTCGCTGCGCACTTTCGATAGGGGTCCCAAGGGAAAAGCGCCGTCCCGCAGGGTTTCCCCGTCCAGGCTCCAGATCAGGTCCAGTGAATCCGTGGGCAGCCAGCGCAGATGCATGCGGCCGTTCAGATTTTCCCGCGTGTCCACGTCGCGATCCAGATAATCGTTTTGCGTATAGCCATCCCGGCTCTCCCGCGTTCCGGCCAGTCCCAGAAAAAGATGATCCGCCACCAGGGGGCGCGCAGGCTGCCGATGGTTCGCAGGGAATTGTAATCGCCCAGAGTCTGCTCCAGGCAGGCTCCGCCGGTATTGTCCGGCTTTCTGGTTACGATGTTGATGGCCCCGGCCAGACTGTTGCGGCCGTACAACGTACCCTGCGGCCCGCGCAGCACCTCGATGCGTTCGATGTCGTACAGTCCGCTGTCAAACACGCGGGAGTCTCCGACGGCCACGTCGTCCACGGAAAAGGACACGGCCGGCTCATTGTTCACCGCCCCCACCCCCCGGATAAAGACATAGGAATTGCCGCGTATGCCCCAGTTTGCCACCTGCAGATTGGGCGTACGGCGGGCGAAGTCCCGGAATGAGGCAATGCCCGCATCCTCGATGCGTTCGGCGGTGAAGGCCGTGACGCTCTGCGGCACCTGTTGCAGGTCGGACTCGGTTTTCTCCGCCGTGACCAGTACCGGCTCCAGAACAAGTTCCCGGCTCGCGTTCTGTCCGGCCAGGACCGTGCCATGAAACGCCAGCAGAACTGCAACCATCATGCACAGAGTTCTCATGCCGCCCCTCCCTGCTGTTTCCGCGCGGCCACAAGAAGCGTGCGCCGCCCGTCTCCCCGGAGTTCCACACGAATATCCTGAAAGCCGATCTGTTCCAGAGCCGGAACCAGTTCCTCTCTGGACAGCGCATGAGCCGGAAAACCGGCCAGCCGCGTGATGCAGGCCATGGCCGCCAGAACCCGCTCCGGAAGCTCGGCCAGGGGATGCAGATGTGCGGCCACGAACCATCCTCCGGGACGCAGAGCGCTGTGGATGGCGCCCAGAATTCCGGGCAGGTTTCCGGCAAAGGCGTACAGCACATGCGCGGTCAGCAGCAGATCCCAGCGTTCGGCCGGAAAATCCATGTTCCGCGCATCCGCGCCGATGGCCGTAAAGCGCGCGCCCAGGCCGTTTTTTTCGGCATTCACGCGGGCCTGCTCCGCCACAGCGGGCAAATCCACCATATCGGCGTGCAATTCCGCGTTTTTCCGCAGCAGTTCCAGAGAATATTCACCCAAGCCTCCGCCGAGATCGCACATCCGGCGCAAATGCTGAAAGTCCGGCAGTCCGGCGATGAAGTCCGCCGTTTCCTGCAGAAAACCCTGCCGCGCGCACTGGGCCGTGCCCAGCATGGTCCGGGGATTGTTCCAGTCCGCATCCGCACCTTCCCAGCAACGCAGGTCTCCGGCCAGCAGTTCCGGCAGGGAGGAAAAAATCATGCCGCAGAAATCGGCGTGATAGTCCAGGTAATCTCCCTGGAAAAAGGGCGAAGTCCGCGTCAGCCATGTTCTGGCCAGCGGCGTGTTGCGGTACCCGCGCGGACCGGCTTCCAGCAGTCCGCAGACACGGAAAAGTTCCAGAAGAGCCTCCGTACCGTCCGCTCTCCAGTCCGACCGCTCCGCCACTTCTTCGGCGGACGCCCAGTCGTCCAGCACGTCGAAAACTCCAAGCCGCACGCCGTAACGCACCGCATGTGCGGCAACTTCCGTCATGAGCATCTCTTCCAGAGGCCGGAAGGACACTGGGGGCATGTCCATCGCATCTCCTTGTGGCCGGAAAAATTTTTCCGGGCTGGCGTTCAGAAATATTTTGACGCTCCATACATTTAGCTCTGAAAAATGGACACCCGAAATGGAACAAAAAACATCCCGAAACGGAAGAACGCGTTTTTTAGGCTATTTTTCTTATGACAACAGGTGGATGCGATAACCCAGTCGGAAGGAAACACGGTTTGAAAAGACGTCTGCCTTGCCATGAGGGCATATTTTTATTAGTCAAAACTAATGCATGCTTCACTCAGCAGTCCGGTCGGATTCCCGGCAGATACCTCTTCCGGCGCAGCCGTGTTTTCGTCTCTGGAGCCTGCCGAGAAATCCGCCCTGCGCCCCTACGCCGTGCGCGTGGACCATACCTTTCAGGATCTGTGGTTCGGTATGGAGCACCCGCGTCCCGGACTCTCGATTTTCGTCTGCGACTTTTCCCTGCCCGAGCCGCACGCCGCGCCTTTCACTATGGGCGAGGGCGTGGTCACCTTCTCCACAGTTCTGTCCGGCCGCGCGCGGTGGCATGTCAGCCGGGGCGGAGGCCAGCGCCAAGTAACGGTGGATACTCCGTGCGACATGGTCTGCCGGGGCGACGACTGCGCCGGGGAGATATTTCTGGATCGCGGAGCGCCGCATCAGGTGGTCAATCTGCATGTGCAGACCGAGCTGCTGCTGGAATATCTGGATGTCACGGCCGTGGACAAAAACCTGCGCGAGGGTCTGGACAGGCGTGGCGGAATGCACGTTTTAAGCCGCCTGTCCGCCGATACCCGGACCCGCAACGCGGCCCGGCAGATCCTGCATTGCTCCCTGTCCGGGCCGTGCCGCCGCCTTTTTCTGGAAAGCCGGGCTCTGGACATGCTTTCCGTATTCCTGGGCCGTCTGGAAAAACCGCGTACGGCCGTGTCCCTGAGCTCAAGCGATGTGGAACGCCTGCACGAAGCCCGGCGTATTCTGCGGGAAACCGTGGACGAGCAGCCAAGCATCCGGGAACTGGCCCGGCAAACCGGCCTGAATGAAATGAAGCTCAAACGCGGCTTCCGCGCCCTGTTCGGCTGCACCGTCTTCCAGGTCGCACGCGCCGAGCGTCTGGAGCGCGCCCGGACCCTGTTGCGGGATACGGACACGACCGTGGGAGCCGTGGCGGCCATGACCGGCTACACGAACATGAGCCATTTCATCGCCGCGTTCCGGACGCGGTTCGGGCAGACTCCGGGCGAAATCCTGACCCGCTCCCGCAGGCATCCGCTGTAAATCATCCCAGGTCCACATACGAGCCGGCCTCAATCCGGCCGATACCAAAAGAACCTGCCATAACGTGGGGCTGAGAGGCGACCACGCTCCCCTACTCTTCGTAATTGTCAGTGTTGTTCAGGTAACCGCTTCGGACGCCCCCGCTCCGGCACCACGCGCGGGGCTCATTGACATCACCGGTGCAGGTTACTAGATTTATCCCTTTATTGGTTGTCAGCGTCGTCCGCTCGGCGGCCTTCCCGGAGTAAATCCGGGAAATGCCCGGGCCCCTCGCATCGAAATATTCCACGGTCAAACGGAGCCACATGCTCGTCCAGAATCTGATCGCTCTGATCGAAACCACGGCCCCGCCCCGTCTGGCCGCGCCCTGGGACAAAAGCGGAGTACAGATCGCTTCCGCCACTGAGGACATCCGCGTCATGTGCGTGGCCCTGGATCCGGAACCGGAGACAGTCCGTCAGGCTGTGGAGCATGGGGCGCAGTTCGTACTGTGCCACCATCCGCTGACCCTTTCTCCCCGGCTGCCCGACCGTCTGGACGACTATCACGACGTTCTTTCCCGCACGATGAAAAACAGCCTGTGGCTCTACAGTGCTCATACATCCCTGGACGCCAACCCGGACGGCCCGGTCAACTGGTTCGGGCGCGCTCTGGGACTCCAGAACATGCGGATACTGGAAGTCACCCGCCGCGAAACTCCGGTTCTGGTCCGTGTGCCCAAACCCGGCCCGGAAAATGGCATGTCAGGCATACGCGTGCGTACAGATGGCGATTTTCTGGAATACGAAGTCTGGCCGGAAGATCTGCCCCGCTTCCGGAATGCGGACCGGGCCGGACAACCCGTGCACGAGATGCCTCTGGCTTTTCCCTCGCGGGAATTCGGATTTGGGTGCATGGGGCATCTTCCCGAGGCCCTGACCTGGGAAGAATTTGAACGCGCCGTCTCGGCCCTGCTTCCTTGCAGCTGGCGGAGTATCGGCTGCCCACCCGGCCGGATTTCGACCGTGGCCTACTGTCCGGGCTCGGGAGCCGATCTGGCCGGCCCGGCCTTTACCCTCGGCGCTCAGGTATATCTGAGCGGAGATCTGAAATACCATCAGGCCCAGGCCATCCGCTCGCTGGGCCTGACCCTCGACGTCGGGCATTTCCAGCTCGAGGAAGGCATGATGCGGGTCTGGAGCGAAGACCTGGCCGCACGCCTCGCCGGAGATGTCCGGATCGTTTTTCTTCCGGGCCGCGATCCCTTTGCCTGAAATCGCGCCCGGCCCAACACGATTTTTTTGAGGAGGATCATACCTTGAGCATTTATATTGACCAGATCGAGCAGCTGGTGGTGCTGCAAAAAGTGGATTCGGAAATGATCGGCCTGGAGCGTGTGCTGGAGGAAGCTCCCCGGCAGTTGCGCGAACTGCAGGAGAAACAGTCCTATCTCCTCCAGCAGCAGGACGTGATCCGGGAAAAGATCAGCGTGCTCATGGAGCAGAAGGGCAGACTCGAGACCGAAATTGAAAACGACGCCCAGAAGATAAAGAAGAGCAAAAACAAGCTCATGTTGGTGGAAAACACCAAAGAATATCACGCCATGATGCGTGAGATGGACAATCTGGAGAAAATGAACAGGGGCCGTGAAGAGGAGCAGGCCACTCTTCTGGCTGATCTGACTGATCTGGAAGGACGCCGGGACGCCTTGCAGGCCGACATTGACGCGTTGGGCGAGAACATCGCCGCCCAGCAGGCCACCCTCGACCAGGAACTGGCCGCAAACCGGGCCCGTCTGGAGACTCTGGCCAAAGACAAGACCCGCGCCTCGGAGGCCGTGCCCGCGCCCATTCTCAGCCGGTACAATTTCATCCGCGGCCGCATCGCCAATCCGGTCATCGTGCCGGTGAGCGAAGGTGTATGCAAGGGATGCCATATCGTCATCCCGCCCCAGACCTACATCGACCTGCAAAAGGGCGAACAGATTCTGAGCTGCCCCAACTGCTTGCGCATCATTTACTGGGAACGCCATTTCTCAGAGGCTGAAAGCGAAGAGGCCCAATAAACTTCCGTCCGCAGATAGCCCGGCGGGAAACCGGGTGAGGCTGAAGCCTTATTTTTCACGGAGCCGGACAGGCTGTCGCTGCCGGCCGCAAGGCCGGGGGAGGAAAGTCCGGACACCACAGGGCAGGATGCTGGGTAACACCCAGCGGGGGCGACCCCGGGACAGTGCCACAGAAACAGACCGCCCCGGTCCGCCGGGGTAAGGGTGAAAAGGCGGGGTAAGAGCCCACCAGTTGCCGCGGCGACGCGGCAAGCTAGGCAAACCCCATCCGGTGCAAGACCAAATAGGAAGGTGGCCGGCCCGGTCAGGACCCTTCGGGTAGGTTGCTGGAGACGGCGGGAAACCGTCGCCCTAGAGGAATGACAGCCGCCTGGAAACAGGCACAGAATCCGGCTTATCGTCCGGCTCCGTCCTTGTTCAAAGCTTTTCGCCTTTCCTTTTTCCGGAAAATCTGCGGCTCGCCGTGGGTGCCTCCGTCTTCGGAAAAACGGAAGGCTCACGGTCCGCAAACTGAAAATGAAAAATGTCTGGACCATTCTCCTGGCCGCTGGTCAGGGCGCGCGGCTGTCCCGGGAGACGGGCGGTGTGCGCAAGCAGTTTCTCTCCTTTGAGGGCGCGCCCCTGTACTGGCGAAGCGTCCGCACCTTTGCCGCCATGCCCGGCCTGTCCGGCATTGTGGCCGTTTTCCCCGAGATGGAGCTGACCAGGTGCGTGGAAGAGCTGAGCGCTCTCAAGGCCGCCGATCCGCCCGGCGTGCCCGTGCTCGCCGTGGCCGGAGGAGAACGCCGTCAGGATTCGGTCCGTCTGGGGCTTGCGGCCCTGCCCTCTTCCTGTTCCCATGTATTTGTCCACGACAGCGCGAGACCCTTCTTCTCCGCCCGTCTGTTGCAGCGGCTGCTGGACGGGCTGACCGGAGACGCGCACGGCGTCATCCCCGCCATCCCCGTCAAGGATACCATCAAGGAATGCGACGGCGATCTGGTCCGGAGCACTCCGGACCGCACCCGTCTGGCCGCCGCCCAGACACCGCAGTTCTTTCCCGCCGGGGCTCTGCGCATGGCCCATGAAAAGGCCCTGCTCGAAGGAATGGATGCCACGGACGACGCGAGTCTGGTGGAAAACGCCGGGCTTCCGGTCCGCTTGGTGCCCGGCGAGGAGCAAAACATCAAAATCACCACGCCGGAGGATCTGCGCATGCTGGACCAGCCCGCCGCCCCGCTCCGCCCCTGCACGGGTTTCGGATACGACGTGCACGCCTACGGCGGCGGCCGCCCTCTGGTGCTGGGCGGCATTCCCATTGCCGGGGCGCCCACGGTCCGCGCCCATTCCGACGGCGACGTGCTTCTGCACGCCCTGTGCGACGCCATTCTCGGCTGTCTGGGACTGGGAGACATCGGCCGGCATTTTCCGGACACGGACCCGGCTCTGGACAACATGGCCTCGGGCGTGCTGCTGTCCCGGGTCATGGACATGGTCAGGGAGGCCGGCCTGCGGATTTTCCACGCGGACCTGACCATCATCGCCCAGATTCCGCGCCTTGAGCCGCACAAGGCGGCTATCCGCTCCAATGTGGCCCGGCTCATGGAGCTCGGCGACAACCAGGTCAACGTCAAGGCCACCACCGAGGAGCATCTGGGTTTTACCGGCCGTAAGGAAGGCATCAAGGCCGTGGCCGTGGTCACGGGGGCGCTGCCATGATCAATTTCAGCACCGGCGGCCCCTGGATCACCCGTTTCGCACCCAGCCCCACCGGGGCCCTGCACCTGGGCAATGCCCGCACGGCCATCCTGAATTTTCTGCTGGCCCGCCAGAGCGGCGGCAGGTTTCTGCTGCGGCTGGAAGACACGGATCGGGAGCGTTCCAGCTTCGCAGCCGAAGCGGACATCCTGTGGTCCCTGGCCTGGCTCGGACTTGCGCCGGATGAACCCGTCCATCACCAGAGTCTGCGGCTGCCTCTTTATGCCGAAGCCGTAAAAAGCCTGCTGGACAGGAATCTGGCCTATCCCTGCTTCTGCACCGAGGCCGAACTGGAGCGCGACCGTGAGGCCGCCGTCCGAAACGGCCTGCCTCCGCGCTATGCCGGACGTTGCCGGGGACTTGATCCGGCGCAGAGACAAAAGCGTCTGGACAGCGGCGAGCCCCACACGGTCCGCTTTCACAACACGGCCACGGAAGACATAACCTTCACGGATCTGATCAAGGGGCCCATGAGCATTCCGCCCGGCGCATTCGGAGATTTCGTGCTGCTGCGCTCGAACGGCTGGCCCAGCTACAACCTGGCCGTGGTGGTGGACGATGCGGACATGGGCGTGAATCTCGTCCTGCGCGGCGAGGACCATCTGGTCAACACCGCCCGCCAGATTCTGCTCTACCGGGCCTTTGGATACGCCCAGCCTGCCTTCGCCCATCACGGCCTTCTGGTGGACGCGGAAGGCAAAAAGCTGTCCAAACGCGCCGGAGCGGCCAGTGTCCCCCAATGCCGGGACATGGGGCTGCAACCCCAGGCCGTGGTCCAGTATCTGGCCGGACTGTCCGGGGCCCTGCCCTCCAAACGTCTTTTCCTTTCCCTGGAAGAAGCCGCCCGGGCCTTCCAGCCTTACGCTCTGGGCCGGGGCAACGCTGTCATGAACATGGACGAGCTGCAGGCCTTGAGTGCGCGCTTCTTCCGGACCCTGTCCCCCGCCGGGCTGGTGCGGAGCATACGCCTGCCGGATGGCGATCCGTGGTATGCTCTGAGCCCGGAAATCCAGGAGGAGCTTGCGGCTGGATTGCGTGAAAATGCGGCCACTCCGGACGAGCTGCGGGCTCTGGTGCCGCATTTCACCGCCCGGGAGGTCGCCTACACGCCGCAAGTCCTGAAGGAGCTGGTCGCCGGCCGCCCCGTTCTGGGCGCTCTGGAAGCTCTGCTTGCTCCCGTTGATCCGGAAATGCGGCTGGACAAGGACCAGACCGCCGCCATGCTGCGCCGGGCGGGCGAAACGGCCGGAGTGAAAGGCCGCGCCCTCTACCATCCCGTCCGGCTGGCCCTCACGGGATGCGAGTCGGGGCCGGAACTGGCCGTGCTGATGGTCCTCCTGCCGGCAGGACATCTGACCCGCCGTCTGCGGGCCGTGCTGGAATTTTTCTCTCCATCCCGAACAGAACACTGACCCGCGAAATCGCGAGGACGCATATATGCAGCTCTACAATAGCCTCACCAGAAAGAAGGAAGAGTTCGTGCCCGTCAATCCGGGCAAGGTGTCCATGTACGTGTGCGGCATCACCGCCTACGACTACTGTCATATCGGCCACGCCCGTTCGGCCGTGGTCTTCGACGTGCTGGTCCGCTATCTCCGCTACCTCGGTCTGGAAGTGACCTTCGTCCGCAACTTCACCGACGTGGACGACAAGATCATAAACCGCGCCCACCGCGAGGGGACCGACGCCGAAACCATCGCCCGGACCTATATCGATGCCTTCTACGAAGACATGGACAGGCTCGGTATCCTCCGCGCGGACATCGAGCCCAAAGCCACGGAGCATATCCCGGAGATGACCCGTCTGTGCGAGGAGCTCATCCAGAAGGGCCACGCCTATGCCACGCCCGGCGGCGACGTTTATTTCCGGGTCCGCTCCTACTCCCGCTATGGTCAGCTTTCGGGCCGCAACATCGAGGAACTGGTGGCCGGAGCCCGGGTGGAACCCGGCGACGCCAAGGAGGACCCGCTGGATTTCGCCCTGTGGAAAGGCGCCAAGCCCGGCGAGCCGTCCTGGCCGAGTCCCTGGGGGCCCGGCAGGCCGGGATGGCATATCGAATGTTCGGCCATGAGCGGCCGCTACCTGCCTCTGCCCTTCGACATCCACGGCGGCGGACAGGATCTGTCCTTCCCGCATCATGAAAACGAACGGGCCCAGACCGAGGCGGCCACAGGCCAGACCTTCGTGCGCTACTGGGTGCACAACGGCTTCGTGCAGATCGACTCGGAAAAGATGTCCAAATCGCTGAACAATTTCGTGACCATCCGGGACATCCTCGGCACCTGTCTGCCGGAAACCCTGCGCTTTTTCCTCATCTCCAAGCATTACCGCAGCCCGCTGGACTACACGGCCGAGGCTCTGGAGGAAGCCGAACGCGCCCTGAAGCGCATCTATCTGACAAAAGCCGCGGCCGAGACTCACATACAGGGCGAATCCTGGACTTCCACTCCCCTGCCCCCGGAAATCGTGGTGGAGATCACGGCTCTGGAAGTGAAATGGGATGAGGCCATGGCCGACGACATGAACACGGCCGCCGCTCTGGGGCATGTTTTCGTGCTGCTTAAAAGCATGAACCGCATTCTGGAGGACAAGGCCCTTAGAAAATCCGGAGCCGGGCGGGACCAGATCCGGCACTCTCTGCGCCTGCTCAAGCGCTGGGGCGGAGTGCTGGGGCTTTTCCACATGGACAGTCAGGAATTTCTCCTCCAGCTGAAGGAAATCCGGATCAGACGGCGCAATATCGATCCGGAAAATATCGAAGCCCGTCTGGCCGAACGTCTGGCCGCCCGCTCGGCCAAGGACTTCGCCCGCTCCGACGCCATCCGCGACGAACTGCTGGCCCAGGGCGTGACCATTCAGGACACACCCCAGGGCTCCACCTGGGACGTGGAGTAGAACAGCTCACGAATGAAATGAATTGACTGCTCAAAAGTTCTGTCCCCGTTTGCCGGGCCGGATTTCAGACGTGATGCTGAATCCGGCCCGGCCTGTTTCCGGCGTTCCAGATAACGCGGAAGAGAACAGCACTCAGCTGGTCCGGGTTTTGCTTTTGCCGGGTCATGGACCTCTTCACTCTGGACCCGCATGTCATTCTGACTTTCCTGTTCGCGCTGATGCGCGTCAGCCTGGTCCTGTTTCTCATGCCCTTTTTCGGCGGCCAGACACTGCCCGCTCCGGTCAAGGCAGCCCTGTGCCTGACCCTCACTTTCGCCCTGTGGCCCAGGCTGCCCCTGGCCGGACATGAACTCCCCGCCCATCCTTTCGGTCTGGCCCTCATGCTCGCCTCGGAGCTCATCCTGGGACTTGTCCTTGGTCTGGCCATCCGTTTTCTCTTCGCGGCCATCCAGACCGGCGGCCAACTCATCGGCTTCCAGATGGGTTTTGCCATGGTCAATGCCGTGGACCCGGATTCCGGCGTATCCGAGGCCGTCACCGCCCATTTTCTGTACATGGTCAGTTTGCTGACGTTTCTGACCTTCAATGGCCATCTCTACCTGCTGGACGGCCTGCTCAAATCCTTCGACTTCATTCCGCCGGGAGGCATCAACGTCTCCCACGGGCTGGCCTCCCAGATATTTCTGCTTTCCGGCCAGATTTTTCTGCTGGCCATCCAGATCGGCGCACCGGCCCTGGCCGCCATACTGCTGACCGATCTGGCCCTGGCTCTGGTTTCCCGCGCCGCGCCACAGATGAACGTGCTGATCATCGGCTTTCCCATAAAGATCGGCATCGGCTTTCTTTTTCTGGGCATCATCTTCGAAATCATTTCCCTGTATGTGGAAGGCTTCATCTCCCGCATGCCCGCCCTGTTCACCCAGCTGATCAACCTGATGCGCTGACATGGCCCACGATCCGAGCCGCACCGAACAGGCCACGCCCAAGCGGCGTGACAAGGCCAGAAAGGAAGGCAACGTCCCCAAAAGTCAGGAGCTGCCCAAGCCCGTCACGCTTCTGGCCGGACTTCTGGTGCTGCGC
Above is a window of Desulfomicrobium orale DSM 12838 DNA encoding:
- the fliR gene encoding flagellar biosynthetic protein FliR; translated protein: MDLFTLDPHVILTFLFALMRVSLVLFLMPFFGGQTLPAPVKAALCLTLTFALWPRLPLAGHELPAHPFGLALMLASELILGLVLGLAIRFLFAAIQTGGQLIGFQMGFAMVNAVDPDSGVSEAVTAHFLYMVSLLTFLTFNGHLYLLDGLLKSFDFIPPGGINVSHGLASQIFLLSGQIFLLAIQIGAPALAAILLTDLALALVSRAAPQMNVLIIGFPIKIGIGFLFLGIIFEIISLYVEGFISRMPALFTQLINLMR